A part of Bosea sp. (in: a-proteobacteria) genomic DNA contains:
- the upp gene encoding uracil phosphoribosyltransferase: MAHHDPGVTVVDHPLVQHKLTLMRDKDRSTKSFRQLLNEIGMLLCYEVTRDLPIAMTEIQTPLVTMQAPVIAGKKLVFAPILRAGVGFLDGMLEMVPAARVAHIGLYRDPETLQAVEYYFKAPSDIADRTVVVMDPMLATGNSAIAAVDRLKERGVRDLRFVCLLAAPEGITKMRDAHPEVRIWTASIDSHLNDHGYIVPGLGDAGDRMFGTR; encoded by the coding sequence ATGGCCCATCATGACCCCGGCGTCACCGTCGTCGATCATCCCCTGGTGCAGCACAAGCTGACCCTGATGCGCGACAAGGACCGCTCGACCAAGAGCTTCCGGCAGCTGCTCAACGAGATCGGCATGCTGCTGTGCTATGAGGTCACGCGCGACCTCCCCATCGCCATGACCGAGATCCAGACGCCGCTCGTGACGATGCAGGCCCCGGTCATCGCCGGCAAGAAGCTCGTGTTCGCGCCGATCCTGCGGGCCGGGGTGGGCTTCCTTGATGGCATGCTGGAGATGGTGCCCGCCGCGCGCGTGGCCCATATCGGGCTCTACCGCGACCCCGAGACGCTGCAGGCGGTGGAATACTATTTCAAGGCGCCCTCCGACATCGCCGACCGCACGGTGGTGGTGATGGACCCGATGCTGGCGACCGGCAATTCAGCAATCGCCGCAGTGGACCGCCTGAAGGAGCGCGGCGTGCGCGACCTGCGCTTCGTGTGCCTGCTCGCCGCCCCCGAAGGCATCACCAAGATGCGGGACGCGCATCCTGAGGTGAGAATCTGGACCGCCTCCATCGACAGTCATCTCAACGATCACGGCTACATCGTGCCAGGGCTGGGCGATGCAGGCGACCGCATGTTCGGCACGCGCTGA